The Arthrobacter sp. D5-1 genome segment GCTCCCGTGTCATGGAGCTCCTGGCCCGCTACTCGGCGTGGCAGGAGGTCTACTCCATTGATGAGGCGTTTCTCGGAGTGAAAGGGCAGCCCGAAGAGCTGCTGGAGTTGGGACGCACCATTAAAGCGGCGTGCCAACGGCACGTGGGGGTTCCGGTCTGCGTAGGTATCGCCAGAACCAAGACCCTCGCCAAGCTGGCCAACAAATGGGCCAAACACAATCCGGGCTTCAACGGAGTGTGCCGGTGGGACTCGATTCCAGAAGCCCACCGTGAAGCACTCATGGCACGGCTCTCCGTGATGGAGATCTGGGGTGTTGCCACCAGGCTGACCAAACGTCTGAATGCCATGGGGATCTTCTCCATCCTGGACCTGGTCCGGGCTGACCCAGTGGCTTTGCGGGACAAGTTCTCCATCGTCATGATGCGCACGGTGCTGGAATTGCAGGGTACCCCGTGCATCCCGATGGAGGAGGAAAGGATCGGGAGGGACCAGTTGATCTTCTCCCGCTCCTTTTCCACGCCGATCACGACGGCGGCGCAGCTGCGGCAGGTGCTCAGTATCTACGGACAGATGGCCAGTGCCAGGCTGGCCAAACATGACCTCCAAGCAAAGCTGTTGACGGCCTTTGCTGCCACATCGGTCTACAACCCCAACGACAAGTCGTTTCCCACCGTTAACGTCAAACTGCCCATGCCCACTTCGGATCCCGTGCTGCTGACCAAGGCAGCGCATGCGTTGGTTCCAAGGATCCAGGAAGGCGTGAGGTATGCCAAGGCCGGGATCATGGTCACTGACCTCCGTCCCAGCGGCAACCAGAAGCCCCTGGAGATCTTCGAGAACCGGCACGAAGAGCGTGGCATCGGCCCCCTGCTGGAGCAAGTCAGCAAGCGGTACGGCCGCGGCTCCATAGGTCTGGGGCACGCTGGAATCAAGGGAGGACCGGACTGGTCCATGAAACGCGACATGCTCAGCCCCCGGTACACCACCAACTGGGATGAACTTCCCTTGGTAAAGGCGGCCTGACGTGGGAGCCGCCACCTCGTAGAGACAGGGAGGCTACGCGCGCAGCCGGTACCCGCGCTTCACGACGGTCTCCACGAGCTTGCCGTCCGGCAGCGAGGAACGCAGGCGGCTGACCGTCATGTCCAGGGCATGCACAGAACCGCGCAGGTCCAGCAGGTCCGAGAGCGCTTCCCGGGACAGTACCGCTCCGCCCGCGCCGAGCAGTGCCCGCAGGAGCAGCAGGGGAGCCGGTGCCAGGTCCACCACCTCACCGTTGATCCGCAGGCAGCGCCCGCGCAGTTCGATCGTGGCGCTCTTGGTCTCCAACCGGCGTACATGGTTAAGGGACAAGTGTTCGGTCACCAAACGGATCAGTGCGCCCATGCGGTAACGGTCCGGGATCAGTGGCGTCAGCCCGGCGTCGACCAGTGGTAGTGCGGTGACCGGCCCAACAGCGGCAACAGTGACGGGCCCTTTAAGGGCTTCGATGAGCTGGCGGTACAGGCCCATTTCGTGAGCTGTGCTCCACATGGCGTCTACGGCCGGAGCGCTGGTGAACGTCAGTACGTCCAGGTTGCCGCCCACCACTGCCTCGATCAGGCGCGGCAGCTTGTCTTCGCCGTCGGGCTTCACCCAACGGTACGGGGTCACGGTCAGGACCGTGGCGCCG includes the following:
- a CDS encoding uroporphyrinogen-III synthase, coding for MTVARAIEVHDATAAPEVSEAVDAPLDGFRIGVTSHRRSRDLIEALERRGASVLHAPALKIAPVQEDMVLIEDTRTIIAAKPDICIATTAYGMRRWCEAADSFGIGEQLLETLSACRMFVRGPKARGAVRAAGLADVGISSDETTATLVDMLLVEGVRGKTVAVQLHGYTDVRQLERLRMSGATVLTVTPYRWVKPDGEDKLPRLIEAVVGGNLDVLTFTSAPAVDAMWSTAHEMGLYRQLIEALKGPVTVAAVGPVTALPLVDAGLTPLIPDRYRMGALIRLVTEHLSLNHVRRLETKSATIELRGRCLRINGEVVDLAPAPLLLLRALLGAGGAVLSREALSDLLDLRGSVHALDMTVSRLRSSLPDGKLVETVVKRGYRLRA
- a CDS encoding Y-family DNA polymerase, with amino-acid sequence MSKPALMHQMQEIAHVDINCFYASAERAFNPSLEGKPLIVLSNNDGCAVTRSPEAKKLGIGLGEPWFKLAPRAKEWGLIALSSNYELYGDISSRVMELLARYSAWQEVYSIDEAFLGVKGQPEELLELGRTIKAACQRHVGVPVCVGIARTKTLAKLANKWAKHNPGFNGVCRWDSIPEAHREALMARLSVMEIWGVATRLTKRLNAMGIFSILDLVRADPVALRDKFSIVMMRTVLELQGTPCIPMEEERIGRDQLIFSRSFSTPITTAAQLRQVLSIYGQMASARLAKHDLQAKLLTAFAATSVYNPNDKSFPTVNVKLPMPTSDPVLLTKAAHALVPRIQEGVRYAKAGIMVTDLRPSGNQKPLEIFENRHEERGIGPLLEQVSKRYGRGSIGLGHAGIKGGPDWSMKRDMLSPRYTTNWDELPLVKAA